The DNA segment TTGGATTGGGTCTTCATCGTGGGGGTTATCCTGAGTTTCGCTGCTCTCGTGCTCACCTATGACGGGATATCAGGTGAGAGGGAGAGAGGAACTCTTCGCCTTTCTCTGTCCAATCCCCTTCCGCGCTCAACCCTGCTTTTGGGAAAATACATCGGCGCGACGGTTACCCTGGCGATCCCATTGATAGTTGGGATCTGCACAAGCACCTTGATCGTCTCCATCTTCGGCGCTTCGAAGATTGGGATAACGAATTGGATGAGGATCGGACTGATCACCTTCATTTCAACCTTCTACATCTCCGTTTTCACGATGCTTGGGCTGTTCATATCCAGTTTGACGAAGAACTCCAGGGTCAGCCTGGTTTTCTCGCTTCTGGTGTGGGTATGCCTCGTTGTGTTCATCCCTAGAACGGGGGGATTGCTGGCAAGCGGGTTGATTGAACTGCCCGATGAGAAGATCGTATCCGAGAGGGCAAGGAAGGCGGCGATGGAGGTGGTTAGGAGATACGGGCGAGGCGGATTCAGCTGGAACTGGTCGCCCGGGGAGCCGCTTTCACGTTCCGTAAAAATTGCTGACGCCCAGCTTGCGGTCTGGGAGGATTACCGCAACCGACAGCTCAATCAGGTGAAGCTGGCCCGGAGTTTGACCTCCATATCCCCGACCGTTATCTATCGGAACGCCTGTGAGGGGCTGATCGGCACCGGTATAGGGCATTATGAGCGGTTTTTAAGAGAGGCGAGGGAGTATCGCCGGGCTCTGCTGCAATTCACATATGAGAAATATCCCTTCAACCCTAACCTTCCCCTCGGAGGGGAGGAATTGAGGAGGGTGAGGAAGATCAAGATCAGCTTCGATGAGGTCCCGAAGTTCAGGGATAAACCTCCCGACATCCCCGCTTCCCTCGCCGATGCGAGCTGGGAGGTTCTGCTTTTGTTCCTGTTCAACGTGGTCCTCTTCATAGGGGCTACTTTGGCCTTCATACGCTATAGGATATAGGAGCATCCCAAACAGGTATATGCAAAACCTGTGTGAGAGCCCCAACGGGTAACATTGACTTCCACGATCCCCCATGTTATGTTTTCAAAAGATAACGGCTTTCGGAGGGATTGCCGTGAGTGAAGTTAAGCTCAAGAGAATAGGGAAACTCGTGAGGATGAAGAGGAGAAGGATAGGCAAACTAAAACCTGTGAGGTTGATCGAAGATGGCGGTGAGGGTAAAGCTGAAGGTGAGAAGCGGGGTGAACGAGATAATAAGCCCCGCTTTGGTGAACTCCGGATATGAAAGCGACGTGCCGGAACTCCTCCTGCCTGAACGGGTGGCGGAGGCGCTGGGACTCTACCCCGGTGTGAAGGAGGCGGTTGTGGAACGATATAGGGTGGCAGGTGGATCGGAGATAAGATTGTTGAGGCTAAAGGGAGTGGGGGAGGTGGAAGTGTTAACCGAGGGACGATCATCATCGCCCGTGACGTGTGATATAGTGGTCTCCGAAGGGGAAGAGGAGCTTATAATAAGCGACAAGCTCGCCAGCAGGTTAGGGATCGTAATAATAGATCCAGCAGAGGGGATCTGGTGCTTCAGAGACGAATTGGGGAAGGTGGAGAGGAAAGGATAAAGGGAGGATCAGCATATCCCCGCTTCCTTTGGAGAGAAAATTTTTGAATCTATGTGTTTTCGGCGTCTATATAAATGAACCTGACTTATATGAGGAGGCAAGCTGTTGATTCGGCTCATCATCAGGAAGGAACTGCTGGACAATCTGCTGAGCCTCAAGTTCAGCTTGGGTATGGGGATATGCCTGCTGCTC comes from the Candidatus Poribacteria bacterium genome and includes:
- a CDS encoding ABC transporter permease subunit, with protein sequence MVREIILRELLDHLRSLRFSLTFLLVVILMLTGSVLYVRDYHQLVADYSENVNENLRLLKEKAGKGLYEVVSFPPNQMIYRSPNPLGFIAEGSEKDLPNAFEVDAFELKGPRMKLRGNYALWRFEGLDWVFIVGVILSFAALVLTYDGISGERERGTLRLSLSNPLPRSTLLLGKYIGATVTLAIPLIVGICTSTLIVSIFGASKIGITNWMRIGLITFISTFYISVFTMLGLFISSLTKNSRVSLVFSLLVWVCLVVFIPRTGGLLASGLIELPDEKIVSERARKAAMEVVRRYGRGGFSWNWSPGEPLSRSVKIADAQLAVWEDYRNRQLNQVKLARSLTSISPTVIYRNACEGLIGTGIGHYERFLREAREYRRALLQFTYEKYPFNPNLPLGGEELRRVRKIKISFDEVPKFRDKPPDIPASLADASWEVLLLFLFNVVLFIGATLAFIRYRI